DNA sequence from the Trueperaceae bacterium genome:
CCAGCGGTGGGCGGTCCGCACGTCGGGGAACCCCGCCAACGCGAGCGGGTCGGTCGGCTCGAACGCGAAGCGGGTCCGGAGCGCCTCGTGCGTCGCCGGCCCCACCCACACCTCGTTCGCGCCGGCAGCCTCCTCGAGGCGCGCGGCGAGGTTCACGGCGCTCCCCATGACGGTGTCCGCCCGTGCGTCCCCCGCGCCGATCGCGCCGGCCACCACCGTCCCGGTGTTCACGCCGGCGCGGGCGGCCAGCGGCAGGCCCCGCCGACCCCCGAGCGCCACGATCGCGTCGATCGCGTCCCCCGCCGCGCGGACCGCCCGTTCGGGGTCGTCGGGGTGGCTGCGGGGCGCCCCGAACACCGCCATCAGGCCGTCCCCGCGATAGGCGTCGACCCGCCCGCCGTGCGCCTCCACCGCCGCCGTCGCGACGCTGAGCACCTCGTCGGCGAGATCGCGGACGGTTTCGGCGTCGGCGTCGCGGGTGAGGTCGGCGAACCCGACCAGGTCCAGGAAGACGGTCGTGACGCGGCGGCGCTCGCGGCGGGTGGGGGCCGGCTGCAGGGGGCGGCCGCACATGCCGCAGTAGCGCATGCCGTCCGGGTTTCGGGTTTGGCAGTGCCGACACCGCATCGCACCCACCTTACGGCGCCGGGACGCACGTCGCGTCGCGATGCCTGCGGACCTTCGTCCCGTCAGGGTTCCACGTACGGGTGGATGGAGCGTGTGGGGTGCGGTACGGCGTGCGCCGCATCGGGCGTGTCAGGGGGTCACAGCCCGAGCAGGGGCAACGGATCGACGAACGCCTCGCCGCCCCCCTGCCGCACCCGGGCGTACAGGCGCAGCACGTCGGGGGGCGGCAGCGTCCCGCCCCCCAGGCGGCCGATCACTTCGCCACGCTGGACGCGGTCGCCGACCTGGACCGGGGGTGGGCGGAGGTTCGTGTACACCGTCGTCAACTCCGGGTCGTGGCGGACGGCGACCATGAAGCCGTCGTTCGCACCGATCGATTGCGCGGCGATCACGACGCCGCCCTGCACGGCGTACACCGCCGCGCCGGCCTCCTGCGCGCGGAGGGCGACGAACGACTGGTTCCCTTCGCCGTAGCGCCCCACGAGCCGGCCCCCGTCGAGCGGCCCGACGAACCCCGCCGGGTTGGGTTCTTGTGGGGACGTCAGGGCGTCGATGCGCTCACGGGTTTGCTCGGCCTCCGCCTCGAGCGCCGCGCGGCGCGCGTCGTCGGCGGCCGCCGCCTCCCGGCGCAGGCGCGCCTCCTCCGCCTCGAGGCGCGCGATCTCCTCCTGCAGGCGCGCCTCGATGCTGGCCAGGTCCGACTCCAGTTGGTCCTGCGCCAGCAGCAGCGCGACGCGTTGCGCCTCCTGCCCCTCCTGCGTCGCGTTCAGGTCCTCGATGACCGCCTGCAGCTCGGCGCGGCGGTCCTGCTGCTCGATGCGGGTGGCGGCCAACCGCTCGCGGGCGCCAGCGAGGTCGGCGAGGTCGGTCTCGAGCTGCGCGCGGGCCGTCTCGAGCGCCTCGATGCGGGTATCGACGTCGCGCACGAGCGCCACGTCCTGGCGCGAGAGGCGGTCGAGGAGGGCGTTCGTGACCCGCAGGTCGTGGAGGCTGTCCGCCGTCGCGAGCGACCGCGCGCCGCGCCCGGCGCGGTCGCGATGGAGGTTGACGAGCAACGCCCGGATGCGGGTCCGGAGCGCATCGAGGTCCGCTTCGCCCTCGGCGATCTCGCGTTCGGTCGCCGCGACCTCCGCCTCCAGGGCGGCGACGTCCGCCTCCAACGCGCGCTCCTGCGCGGCGAGGTCGGCGATGCGCGCGCTGATCGCGTCGCGTTCCGCGACGCGGGCCTGCAGGTCCTCGCGGGTCGCCCCGAGGCGCGCCTCGAGGGCGGCGACCTCGGCGCGGCGTTCCTCGAGGAGGGCCTCGTACTCGCCGGCCTGCGCCTCGAGCGCGTCGCGGAGCGTCGTGTCGACCTGCGCCGTCCCCCCGCCGGCCAGCGCCAGCAGGGCGGCGAGCACGGCGGCGAGCGCGCCGGCCCGGGCGGCGGCGCGCACGCCGCGGGGGCGGGCGGCGCCCGGCGTCACGACCCCTCGCGCAGGTGGTTCGAGACCGCGATGGTGGAGCCCACCAGACCGATCAGGAGCGCCAGGGCG
Encoded proteins:
- a CDS encoding peptidoglycan DD-metalloendopeptidase family protein, producing the protein MTPGAARPRGVRAAARAGALAAVLAALLALAGGGTAQVDTTLRDALEAQAGEYEALLEERRAEVAALEARLGATREDLQARVAERDAISARIADLAAQERALEADVAALEAEVAATEREIAEGEADLDALRTRIRALLVNLHRDRAGRGARSLATADSLHDLRVTNALLDRLSRQDVALVRDVDTRIEALETARAQLETDLADLAGARERLAATRIEQQDRRAELQAVIEDLNATQEGQEAQRVALLLAQDQLESDLASIEARLQEEIARLEAEEARLRREAAAADDARRAALEAEAEQTRERIDALTSPQEPNPAGFVGPLDGGRLVGRYGEGNQSFVALRAQEAGAAVYAVQGGVVIAAQSIGANDGFMVAVRHDPELTTVYTNLRPPPVQVGDRVQRGEVIGRLGGGTLPPPDVLRLYARVRQGGGEAFVDPLPLLGL